Proteins from one Ornithobacterium rhinotracheale genomic window:
- a CDS encoding DUF2586 family protein, translating into MNGVKFIRENGGLGRTLASEDATSGLIVYGETAVEKALILSVEELEALGVSATSHPVLHYQVSEFFRINLGAKLYIQSVESSDQNYTEVKVLQNFAQGKIRQIAVCDFKTPSANLQVCVKKLQEVASELGKRITPLSVLLSLKIESAEMTSLPDLHTMESDKVSVIIGQDGGGRGNFLHQTNPSLSCIGTTLGALSKAKVHESLGYVERQNLVSSTYDKALTGDEWRALELDVPAFCDGSKLGDYTPQQLDSLNDKGYIFLTQYAGNAGTYANDSFTATALNSDYAYIENNRVLDKAIREVNRVLVPKISAPVYIDPDTGYLEAANVAALEALCDEPLDEMKRNGELSGYRVYIDPRQNVLQKSKLEVVIKVVPVGTLRQIEVKIGLTLNLNN; encoded by the coding sequence ATGAACGGCGTTAAATTTATCAGAGAAAACGGCGGACTGGGCAGAACCCTTGCCAGTGAGGACGCTACCTCCGGACTTATCGTGTACGGCGAAACAGCCGTGGAAAAAGCCCTTATTTTGTCGGTGGAAGAATTGGAAGCACTGGGGGTTTCCGCCACTTCGCACCCTGTTTTGCATTACCAAGTGAGCGAATTTTTCCGCATCAATTTAGGGGCAAAATTATACATTCAATCCGTGGAAAGCTCCGACCAAAACTACACCGAGGTGAAAGTCCTCCAAAACTTCGCCCAAGGGAAAATAAGGCAAATTGCCGTGTGCGACTTCAAAACGCCTAGCGCTAATTTGCAAGTGTGTGTAAAGAAATTGCAGGAGGTAGCCTCAGAACTGGGCAAAAGAATTACCCCGCTTTCTGTTTTGCTTTCTTTGAAAATCGAAAGCGCAGAGATGACCTCACTTCCTGATTTGCACACTATGGAGAGCGACAAAGTGAGCGTTATCATCGGGCAAGACGGCGGTGGGCGTGGCAACTTTTTGCACCAAACCAATCCATCACTTTCCTGCATTGGGACGACTCTGGGGGCTCTTTCCAAAGCCAAAGTTCACGAGAGTTTGGGCTATGTAGAGCGTCAAAACTTGGTTTCTTCTACTTACGACAAAGCTCTCACAGGCGATGAGTGGCGAGCCTTAGAACTAGATGTACCTGCCTTTTGTGATGGCTCCAAGCTCGGAGATTACACGCCTCAGCAATTGGATAGCCTAAACGATAAAGGCTACATATTCCTCACGCAATATGCTGGAAACGCTGGCACTTACGCCAACGATAGTTTTACAGCAACGGCCTTAAATAGTGATTACGCTTACATTGAAAACAATCGCGTTTTGGATAAAGCCATTCGGGAGGTAAACCGTGTATTAGTGCCTAAAATTTCGGCACCGGTTTACATTGACCCAGATACAGGCTATTTGGAAGCGGCCAATGTGGCAGCCTTAGAAGCCCTTTGTGATGAGCCTTTGGACGAAATGAAACGAAATGGAGAGCTTAGCGGTTACCGCGTGTACATTGACCCACGCCAAAATGTCTTGCAAAAATCCAAGTTGGAAGTGGTCATCAAAGTGGTTCCCGTGGGAACACTTAGACAAATTGAAGTGAAAATCGGTTTAACATTAAACTTGAATAATTAA
- a CDS encoding phage tail tape measure protein gives MSSNSVTYQINFTANTEPIFNKIETGFNGVKKSVEQTNKVFGDCYKALLSVNLAADGMNVLKQSFDNLIQPGATLNSQMAELSAITGVTGEGLKAIEQAARDTSKTFGTDASANVESYKLVLSQLDPEIAKNAEAMKLMGEHINVLSKQMGGDTVAATNVLTTSMNQFGISTENPIEAAKTMGEMMNVMSSAAQAGSAELPQIQSALEQVGMVAKTTGLSFEETNAQIQILDKAGKKGSEGGVALRNVLTTLSEGRFTSKLAAQGLQQAGISVEYLANTSIPLTDRLKTLRKIQNDTALMTKVFGKENMAAAIAMINGADEAAELTEQITGTNSATEQAEIIMGSYAEKMARAKAWVDDLKIGFFNLIEPMAPLTQHFFSLVNALGDMSRVYISAKSAIEAFFPKLFLKTIKTEEDTIATNANTTATNRNSLAKGRMGNASLLSAIKMKSINAQMTIGAVLARIQASGIRSVARAFLQATLGATAFQIALDALGIGLILAAIAALIFGLKHLWENSRRFREILFGIGYAGRAVFHNIGVVLQRVWQKIIKPIFDIWWETVSGFFTFAYEMGYNFAVSLGEFFAWLGDVFTAVFSAIWDFSVQVFTGILNICSEAWAWITDTFGGFAAWVDETILGTLKNIFSSAWDWVMGFVDKIVGIFRKIGGWLSDTFGGIFSSDGMLSVKTEYKKGEEAGGKSFDRDKAEREKDKPQEVSIVEDKKNLFDLKKGGLTPPTVGGIAGEKAKKKKKKGGKEHSDSGNKVQSLTVGKFMDNLNVYMNTTNGIDKEQLVQQLKEVFYTTVADFTGATN, from the coding sequence ATGTCTTCAAATTCAGTAACATATCAAATTAATTTTACCGCCAATACGGAACCTATTTTTAATAAGATAGAAACAGGTTTCAATGGTGTGAAAAAATCAGTTGAGCAAACAAATAAAGTTTTTGGAGACTGCTATAAAGCATTATTATCGGTAAACTTAGCGGCCGATGGTATGAATGTTTTAAAGCAAAGTTTCGACAACCTAATTCAGCCCGGCGCTACACTGAACTCCCAAATGGCAGAGCTTTCGGCCATTACAGGCGTTACAGGCGAAGGATTAAAGGCTATTGAACAGGCCGCACGAGATACCTCCAAAACTTTTGGAACGGATGCCTCCGCCAATGTGGAGAGTTATAAATTGGTGCTTTCGCAATTAGACCCCGAGATTGCCAAGAACGCCGAGGCGATGAAGCTAATGGGCGAGCACATCAATGTTTTGTCCAAACAGATGGGAGGCGATACAGTGGCGGCTACCAATGTTTTGACCACTTCGATGAACCAGTTTGGTATTTCTACCGAAAACCCCATCGAGGCGGCTAAAACAATGGGCGAAATGATGAATGTAATGTCGTCAGCGGCACAGGCTGGAAGTGCCGAACTTCCACAAATCCAGTCGGCTTTGGAACAGGTCGGGATGGTAGCCAAAACCACAGGATTAAGTTTTGAAGAAACCAATGCCCAAATTCAGATTTTAGATAAGGCCGGAAAAAAAGGAAGTGAGGGCGGTGTGGCACTCCGAAATGTTTTAACTACATTGTCAGAGGGGCGTTTTACTTCCAAATTGGCCGCGCAAGGTTTGCAGCAAGCAGGTATTTCGGTGGAGTATTTGGCCAATACCAGCATACCGCTTACCGATAGGCTGAAAACGCTGAGAAAAATCCAGAATGATACGGCGCTAATGACCAAAGTGTTTGGTAAGGAAAACATGGCGGCCGCGATTGCAATGATTAATGGGGCGGATGAAGCCGCAGAGCTTACGGAGCAAATTACAGGCACCAACTCGGCCACAGAGCAAGCCGAAATTATTATGGGCAGTTATGCCGAAAAAATGGCAAGAGCAAAGGCTTGGGTGGATGATTTAAAAATAGGATTTTTTAATCTAATTGAGCCAATGGCTCCATTAACTCAACATTTTTTCTCTCTTGTAAATGCTTTGGGTGATATGTCCAGAGTATATATATCTGCAAAATCTGCTATAGAGGCTTTCTTTCCTAAGTTGTTTTTAAAAACTATAAAAACAGAAGAAGATACCATAGCTACCAATGCAAATACCACAGCAACCAATAGGAACTCGTTAGCCAAAGGGAGAATGGGAAACGCCTCACTTCTTTCCGCTATAAAGATGAAATCTATCAATGCACAAATGACTATCGGAGCCGTTTTAGCTAGAATACAGGCAAGCGGTATTCGCTCGGTGGCAAGGGCTTTTTTGCAAGCTACTTTGGGGGCCACGGCCTTTCAAATTGCCTTAGATGCTTTAGGGATAGGGCTAATTTTGGCAGCCATTGCCGCACTCATTTTTGGGTTAAAACATTTGTGGGAGAACTCACGCCGTTTCCGTGAGATTTTATTTGGAATTGGCTATGCAGGGCGTGCCGTGTTTCATAACATTGGTGTGGTTCTGCAGCGTGTATGGCAAAAAATCATCAAGCCCATATTTGACATTTGGTGGGAAACCGTGAGCGGGTTTTTCACTTTTGCCTACGAGATGGGCTATAATTTTGCCGTGTCATTGGGCGAGTTTTTCGCTTGGCTGGGCGATGTTTTTACAGCGGTTTTTTCTGCGATATGGGATTTTTCCGTGCAAGTTTTTACAGGCATTTTAAACATTTGCTCCGAGGCGTGGGCTTGGATAACGGATACATTCGGAGGCTTTGCCGCGTGGGTAGATGAGACCATTTTAGGGACTTTAAAAAACATTTTTTCCAGTGCTTGGGATTGGGTGATGGGATTTGTCGACAAAATCGTAGGGATTTTTAGAAAAATTGGGGGCTGGCTCTCCGATACCTTTGGGGGTATTTTTTCCTCGGATGGAATGCTTAGTGTAAAAACAGAATATAAAAAAGGCGAAGAGGCCGGAGGAAAGAGTTTTGACCGCGATAAAGCAGAACGGGAAAAGGACAAGCCCCAAGAAGTGTCCATCGTGGAGGATAAAAAGAATTTATTTGACCTTAAAAAAGGAGGTCTTACACCGCCTACGGTGGGCGGTATTGCCGGCGAAAAAGCCAAGAAGAAAAAGAAAAAAGGCGGTAAAGAGCATTCCGATAGTGGCAATAAGGTGCAGAGCCTTACGGTGGGCAAGTTTATGGACAACCTAAATGTGTATATGAACACTACGAATGGCATTGATAAAGAACAACTTGTACAACAGTTGAAAGAAGTATTTTACACTACGGTGGCGGATTTTACAGGTGCCACAAATTAA
- a CDS encoding DUF6046 domain-containing protein, with protein MIDLNIQADSRGLKSAGVNALFRFSMENAQPLEIKKGDDYNFAELKELENRPWITTLKIRGTAGEFEFSEIIISLTQERNIVTTPLQGRDGTIKEYISDGDYSITLDVAILPLSAVAQDDESTFAIAENHYPDEEIKRLHRLLLEKQALEVQSDFLTLFDIKSAVVKSYSLQQETHSNRQSLQIQMLSDRAYEIKQIQQDNVKVK; from the coding sequence ATGATAGATTTAAATATTCAAGCTGATAGCAGAGGACTTAAAAGCGCGGGCGTGAATGCTTTATTTCGTTTTTCGATGGAGAACGCTCAGCCTTTGGAAATCAAAAAAGGTGATGATTACAACTTTGCCGAGCTAAAAGAGCTGGAAAACCGCCCTTGGATTACCACATTGAAAATACGAGGCACAGCGGGCGAGTTTGAGTTTTCAGAAATTATCATCAGCCTAACGCAAGAGCGTAACATTGTAACCACGCCTTTGCAAGGGCGCGACGGCACCATTAAAGAGTATATTTCCGATGGGGACTATTCTATTACTCTTGATGTGGCTATTTTACCGCTTAGCGCGGTAGCACAGGATGATGAAAGTACTTTTGCCATTGCCGAAAATCATTACCCCGACGAAGAAATTAAGCGCCTACACCGCCTGCTCTTAGAGAAGCAAGCCCTCGAGGTACAGAGCGATTTTCTAACGCTTTTTGATATTAAATCCGCCGTGGTAAAAAGCTACTCCTTGCAGCAGGAAACACATAGCAACCGCCAAAGTTTGCAAATTCAAATGCTCTCCGACAGGGCTTATGAGATTAAACAAATACAGCAGGACAATGTTAAAGTTAAGTAG
- a CDS encoding cell wall anchor protein, protein MMLELLQPYISEIITAIISAFVAWFFSRKKQQMEVQANELDNVDKAVRIYREMIENLGEQLKTAIVELDAAKKTIKELEQKVEALTNELTKYKQLNGKSVARTGN, encoded by the coding sequence ATGATGCTAGAATTATTACAACCATACATAAGTGAGATTATTACGGCTATTATCAGTGCTTTTGTCGCTTGGTTTTTTTCGCGCAAAAAGCAACAAATGGAGGTGCAAGCAAATGAGCTTGACAATGTAGATAAAGCCGTACGCATTTATCGTGAAATGATAGAGAATTTAGGCGAACAACTTAAAACGGCCATTGTGGAACTTGATGCGGCTAAAAAAACGATAAAAGAATTAGAGCAAAAAGTAGAAGCGCTCACCAACGAACTCACCAAATACAAACAACTCAACGGAAAGTCCGTAGCACGGACAGGCAATTAA
- a CDS encoding nucleotidyltransferase codes for MARTIEEIQAEIYQEKENHEELNELNSTSKTALWRLWIYIVAVAIWSLEKIFDRHRAEIDERIRVQKNFRLPWYKEMALKFQYGYGLALVDETDYYDNSKLTEEEIEASKIVKYAAVIEQENALIVKIATEKKGELQRISNEEENAFVHYMNRIKAAGVEVRVINSEPDMLAVDLLVYYDPLLMKKDGSYIDGSAAEPVKEAIKEYMKILPFNGELVLEHLTDHLQKLKGVAIPHLQQVRSKWLDGDYTAIAVRKVPESGYFKVDETELNITYEPNI; via the coding sequence ATGGCACGAACAATAGAAGAAATACAAGCAGAGATTTACCAAGAAAAAGAAAACCACGAGGAACTAAACGAGCTCAATAGCACGAGCAAAACCGCCCTTTGGCGCTTGTGGATTTACATTGTGGCGGTTGCGATTTGGAGTTTGGAAAAAATCTTTGACCGCCACAGGGCAGAGATAGACGAGCGTATTCGTGTGCAGAAGAATTTCCGCCTGCCTTGGTACAAAGAAATGGCGTTGAAATTCCAGTACGGCTATGGTTTGGCACTGGTAGATGAAACCGACTATTACGACAATTCAAAGCTAACCGAGGAAGAAATAGAAGCATCCAAAATCGTAAAATACGCCGCCGTGATTGAGCAAGAAAACGCTTTAATCGTGAAAATTGCTACCGAAAAAAAAGGAGAATTACAGCGAATTTCTAACGAAGAAGAAAACGCCTTTGTGCATTATATGAACCGCATAAAAGCCGCGGGCGTAGAAGTGCGTGTGATAAACTCCGAGCCTGATATGCTTGCCGTGGATTTGTTGGTGTATTACGATCCTTTGCTAATGAAAAAAGACGGCAGCTACATTGATGGTTCTGCCGCCGAACCCGTCAAAGAGGCGATTAAGGAATACATGAAAATCTTGCCATTTAATGGCGAGCTGGTGCTAGAGCATTTAACCGACCACCTGCAAAAATTAAAAGGCGTGGCCATTCCGCATTTGCAACAGGTGCGCAGCAAATGGCTAGATGGCGATTACACCGCCATTGCCGTGCGTAAGGTGCCAGAGAGCGGTTATTTTAAAGTGGACGAAACCGAATTAAATATTACTTATGAACCGAATATTTAA